One window from the genome of Oryza glaberrima chromosome 3, OglaRS2, whole genome shotgun sequence encodes:
- the LOC127766998 gene encoding uncharacterized protein LOC127766998: protein MASAVAASHQPAASVMARVDRLDLVVGHLEEMRGGGGGGRRSSCGASPSTTTTTTTVSSNESGSSSVASTPRGMSCRPAKEALEEARAKGSLVDRIASLETRVLKMEEEMEVTSSDVRNTGSDEKQQRSAAGNKKAEKRKRLKSLVKSCVRGKLNTND from the exons ATGGCTtctgcggtggcggcgagccatcagccggcggcgagcgtgaTGGCGCGCGTGGACCGGCTGGACCTGGTGGTGGGGCACCTCGAGGagatgcgcggcggcggcggcggcggaaggaggtCGTCATGCGgtgcctcgccgtcgacgacgacgacgacgacgaccgtgaGTAGTAATGAGTCCgggtcgtcgtcggtggcgagCACGCCGAGGGGGATGAGCTGCCGGCCGGCGAAGGAGGCGCTGGAGGAGGCGCGGGCCAAGGGCAGCCTCGTCGACCGCATCGCCTCCCTCGAGACCAGAGTGCTCAAG atggaggaggagatggaggtgaCGTCGTCGGATGTGAGGAACACGGGCAGCGATGAGAAGCAGCAGCGGAGTGCAGCTGGCAATAAGAAggcggagaagaggaagaggttgAAGAGCTTGGTCAAGTCCTGCGTCAGGGGCAAACTCAACACCAACGACTGA